One genomic region from Euzebya tangerina encodes:
- a CDS encoding type IV pilus twitching motility protein PilT, whose product MKIRDYLQVLVDKGGSDLHLKAGGPAFIRVDGDLNEVNDLPWLHPEDTEAMALEVLGGRALEAYNRGQEADAAYSVSGLGRFRVAVFKQRGSTGLVLRKVSVGNQSFAELGLPPVCRAMAEEHRGLVLVTGPTGSGKTTTTAAMLGHINASRRAHVVTLEDPIEILHRDNLSIIDQREIGVDTENFTTGLRSVARQDPDVIFIGEMRDVETVTAALQAAETGHFVLSTLHTTNATETVNRILDMFPPHQQGQARLSLANALKGIVCQRLVPQVDGGRVAVLETFVMTQRLYEFVADPEKTEDIGDAIAEGAYYGMQTFDQHLLELYASGRINLRDALAASTSPHDFKINVRAAGLPVA is encoded by the coding sequence ATGAAGATCAGGGACTATCTCCAAGTGCTCGTCGACAAGGGCGGCTCGGACCTGCACCTCAAGGCCGGCGGCCCCGCCTTCATCCGGGTGGACGGTGACCTCAACGAGGTCAACGACCTGCCGTGGTTGCATCCGGAGGACACCGAGGCGATGGCTCTGGAGGTGCTCGGCGGCCGGGCCCTCGAGGCCTACAACCGAGGCCAGGAGGCTGACGCGGCCTACTCCGTCAGCGGTCTCGGCCGGTTCCGCGTTGCGGTCTTCAAGCAGCGCGGATCGACGGGGCTGGTGCTGCGGAAGGTCTCCGTGGGCAACCAGTCGTTCGCCGAGCTCGGCTTGCCCCCGGTCTGCCGCGCCATGGCTGAGGAGCACCGCGGTCTGGTCCTGGTCACCGGACCTACCGGGTCGGGGAAGACGACGACCACTGCCGCGATGCTGGGCCACATCAACGCCTCACGCCGGGCACACGTCGTGACCCTCGAGGACCCGATCGAGATCCTCCACCGCGACAACCTCTCGATCATCGACCAGCGTGAGATCGGTGTGGACACCGAGAACTTCACCACGGGCCTGCGCTCCGTCGCCCGGCAGGACCCGGACGTCATCTTCATCGGTGAGATGCGAGACGTCGAGACGGTCACCGCCGCGCTCCAGGCCGCGGAGACCGGGCACTTCGTGCTCTCCACGCTGCACACGACCAATGCCACCGAGACGGTCAACCGAATTCTCGACATGTTCCCCCCACATCAGCAGGGTCAGGCCCGACTGTCGCTGGCCAACGCGCTGAAGGGCATCGTCTGTCAGCGGCTCGTCCCGCAGGTCGACGGCGGACGGGTGGCCGTTCTCGAGACCTTCGTGATGACGCAGCGCCTGTACGAGTTCGTCGCCGACCCGGAGAAGACCGAGGACATCGGTGACGCGATTGCCGAGGGTGCCTACTACGGGATGCAGACCTTCGACCAGCACCTGCTCGAGTTGTACGCGAGCGGCCGCATCAACCTCCGTGATGCGCTGGCCGCGTCCACAAGCCCGCACGACTTCAAGATCAACGTCCGCGCCGCCGGACTTCCCGTGGCCTAG